The Naumovozyma castellii chromosome 2, complete genome sequence TTTTCCATCAATATCAAGATCCTTTCCTTCGGCAGAGATATCTATATCATTCTTCAAgtatatttctttatcgtTCGATAACTTTTTTAGTTCAGCTTCAGTTCTGTTACCAGCCACAATGTTCTTATTTGTTTCAGCCGCCTTTTCAGACTCAGATTCAGGTCCTGATTCAATTATTGCTAATTCCTTTAATTGTGCACCTAAGGTATCTGAAACAGAAGAGAGGAAACCAGTTCCTGCAACACTAAATTTACCCCAATAGGAAGATGCTACGTTTTCAACATGAGCCAAATTATTATCTAATTgcttcaaataataattagCTTTTTCTGTGGTCGATTCATCAAGTGGTATATTTAATTCTAtaccatcttcattttcgtGTACTAAATCTTTAAGTTTTTCTCTAGTTAATTCGTATGTCCTATTGActccatcttcaaaaacttGAAACGTATCATTTACTTTAGCATCCACAACTGGGTTGTTCCTCTCGTCATTACTCTCCTCTTTGTTAGTTGATTGTGCTTGGCttgagaagaagaaatccaTCCTTGTTAGTATTCAGTTTCCTCTCCAAAATGTGCTCTCTTCTTCCCAGTTAGTAACGTTGCCATCTAGCGTTATAGTACAAAAAGTTAATTAACTgttctgaaatttttatGTCAGATTTTTGTTTTGGATCTGACCAGAATACAATTTATCTAGACCATATCAAGAAACCAAAAGAGTAAACATCCTTCTAGAACGTTATTAATATCAATAGAGGGTGGACACGATATAATGAACCAACATAATACGGTGGTGGCTCCACTACTCTTCAGCACCGTCCAACCAAGACTTTATAGAGGGTCATATCCCAGAGAAATCAACATACCATTCCTCAAGACGTTAAACTTACAATATATAGTGTCTTTGACACCAGAACCACTAAGTACTGATCCAATTATGGCCCGTTTCTGTGAAGAGAGCGGGATAGAGATGGTTCATGTGTTGTGCCaggatgaaaagaaagttaagaagaaagagaaaaataGTGTCAAagtgaagaggaaaaagaAGCCTGTGCCGATTGAATACACTGTCGTCGAACAGTGTGTCAAATTCCTTATTGACAAGAAGCATTATCCTTGCTATATCCATTGCAGTAACGGTGAATTGATAACTTCCTTAGTTGTCGCATGTCTACGGAAATTCTCGTATTGGAGTACTGTATCAATATTGAATGAGTTCCTAGTTTATAATTCCAGCATTAATATTCATGAAAGAAACTTTATAGAGCATTTCAACTCTGAGATTGAGATTGATAACATGAAATTGATCGATAAGGTTCCCTGGATCTCTGCCCAGTATACGTAtgaaaacaagaaaaattctGGGACAGAGGCCAAAGATGATGCCAGTTCTTCAAGAATAAATAGTGGTATACCGAATGGTCTAcctaaattgaaatttcatagTTTATAATTCGCATGGTATTTGTTATTAAAAGCTCTAGAATAGATGCATGAATATACGACAGCTATGGAAGAATCTATGGATGAAAGTCCTGATGTAGCAAGTACTCTATTCCCATCATTAGAGGACATATAAGCGGTTGTACTTCCATTCCGGTTGTTTTTACCACACAATCGTGAGTGGTTTTCCATAGTCGACGGTCGCCctatttttcattattaatcGCAATTTCCGTCACAGAAATGCCTGGGGAAATGGGATACTGCAACGGCCACTCAAGAAGAACGTTCTGTACACTGTATATCATTTCTacatatattattaaagcATTAGTGTTTCCTCCTCTGTACCAAAAAGGTATTACACGATTGGAATGAGTTTTGTTACTGTTGTCAACATCCAGGAGCAGGTGTTGAGACCTCATCAGCTGCATTCTAAGTTATCCAGTTATGAAGCCGACATGATTCTGGGTCAGTTGGTTTCAATATTAAGAAACTCGTATTGTTATGATGAGATGACTCTGAAATATGTGTGCAGGTTCCTAAGCCCTCAAGCATACCAATACTTGGTGAACGAAAGAATATTGAACCAAAGATGCGGTTACCCACTTTGTGATAAGTCTACAGCGGTGCATTTGCATAGGGACCCTTTTTGTATGATCAATGTAAGGGCATCGTATGTTACTAAGTACTGCAGTGAGATGCATATGAAGGCATCGAGTTTCCTCTATGCGCAACTGTCTTCGACACCATTGTCAGAGAGAGAAGGAATACACCTCATTGCCAATTTTAATCgagaaaaatatgaacAAGAtagtgaaaaatatgatCCCATCATCTTTGAAGAGTATCTGCGAGAGAAAAGGACTCAGAACGATGTGGATGCATTGATTGCTAGCATAGAAACGCTGGATTTTTAAACATCGAACTAAAGCATTATAAAAGTTAATTTATATAGAACGTCATAAACACACTTATATACAAGAacattcattattattattattattattattaaaaatggtATTTGGCAAGACAAGCAGACAGTGTTTGGTTAGTAACAAATGGTATCACGTGAGGAAGATCTGTCTTCAccattttttgaaaccGTTCAAGACGTTTGGAATGCATTGTCATTGCTCTCTTCTCAAAATATCTGGCTAACCCACCATTGATTAAAGTTTTTTCCttaaaatcaatgaatGTTTTACTCTTTTCGAGCGATCTCATATTCAAGTCACCAACAACCTTCTGGAGAGGGCTCAGCCAGTCATGTATGTGGCTATTAACATTTTGATTCTTCCGTATAGCGTTTAAGTATTTTCCGGTGTCATAGTTTAATATCACATTTGATTCAAGATAGTTTTCCCATATGGCTTCATGTAATGCCCAATCGGCATCCATTTCGCACTTGTGGATTCCATCAATTATCTTCTGATTCATTTTTCTCTCATAACGAATGAGAGATCCTAACATTTTGGATTGTCTTTTACCTTTATTCACCGCTGATCTAACAAACCATACTCTTGATCTCCCAGCCATCGTTGAAGTAATTGATGTGGTAGGTACCTTCCTTATTTTGCTGGCAATTCtattaaattttataaGAGAAAGTTCATGCAACGCTAATGGCagtaataattttaatttatactcttttgaaatatttgaaggaAGTTTATTctgtttttgttttttaCTAACatatcttttcaaaatgaacATTTCTCTAATGGTCTCAGGTGCCTCTCTTGTAGCTTTAATATGTTCCAATGATATTTGAttgattttcttcaaaagttttGACGTTTCAGTGGAGGGTCTTGAtgaattcttcttgaaagTACTGAGAAGTTTGAGTGTGTCCTTTACAGCTCCCTCGTAAAGCAATATATTCAGCGTTCGAAGATTTGACAACAATTTACGCACAGACCAACTTGATTGATCTCCTCGATGATGGTATGTGGCAGCCTTGACCGTATTTTTAACTCGATCTTGCAAGTAGATAGAACTGCTATACTTTGTTGCATTCCGAAGCGTATGTCGATATAACCGTAGAACATACGTTCGATGAGAAGCTAGGTGGCTAAAATGACTTACCATTTAGTAAATCAATCGGTCTTATTGGGCCTCTTCGATAATATGAGTCAGTAATGTCAGTGCGATAagataaaatttaaaatgCTTTTTACCAACAATTCATCGACATTGGGGGAAACTGTAATGTGAAGTATATTGATAAAAAAATACGTTGGTGCAATTTATGTCAACATTAAActttaaatgatatttAGATAAAAGTTTATATTCAGTATGTCTCTATCAAcagttttcaatttgttccttCAACTCTTCAACATCAGAATCATCTTCCAACCCCGAAGTACATTCAACCAATTTGAAAGTACCACATTCATTTCTCACCATTTCCAAGGCACCAGCATataacattttcaattcctgGGAAACAACAGTCATAGgtttccaataaattaCCACCAATGGAACTTGTTTGATACCGTCTTTATTCGTCATGGGATAAGCAAGTAACAAAAATCTAGGCGATGTATCAGGTAAGCATTCTCTAAGCTCCTCTAGAGATTCAATTTCCTCTACTTCTTCCTGCTCATCCTCTGGGATAACGATTTCATAGGATGGTTTCGGTTGGATCTTAATGGAAAGACCCTTTATCGTTTCTACTCTCCCAGTGGAAATTCGGAACTTTCTTATTGTCCCTTTGGTTTcagttgaaaaataatatagGGATGACATGTTTCAGAGTACTCTTAAAT is a genomic window containing:
- the OCA6 gene encoding protein-tyrosine-phosphatase (ancestral locus Anc_8.186), which encodes MNQHNTVVAPLLFSTVQPRLYRGSYPREINIPFLKTLNLQYIVSLTPEPLSTDPIMARFCEESGIEMVHVLCQDEKKVKKKEKNSVKVKRKKKPVPIEYTVVEQCVKFLIDKKHYPCYIHCSNGELITSLVVACLRKFSYWSTVSILNEFLVYNSSINIHERNFIEHFNSEIEIDNMKLIDKVPWISAQYTYENKKNSGTEAKDDASSSRINSGIPNGLPKLKFHSL
- the AIM7 gene encoding Aim7p (ancestral locus Anc_8.178), with translation MSSLYYFSTETKGTIRKFRISTGRVETIKGLSIKIQPKPSYEIVIPEDEQEEVEEIESLEELRECLPDTSPRFLLLAYPMTNKDGIKQVPLVVIYWKPMTVVSQELKMLYAGALEMVRNECGTFKLVECTSGLEDDSDVEELKEQIENC
- the DOS2 gene encoding Dos2p (ancestral locus Anc_8.187), with product MDFFFSSQAQSTNKEESNDERNNPVVDAKVNDTFQVFEDGVNRTYELTREKLKDLVHENEDGIELNIPLDESTTEKANYYLKQLDNNLAHVENVASSYWGKFSVAGTGFLSSVSDTLGAQLKELAIIESGPESESEKAAETNKNIVAGNRTEAELKKLSNDKEIYLKNDIDISAEGKDLDIDGKTAEISKLLSNDKDLETLMNELVPHTIKYNDFWSIYFIEKGRILDMEEKRRNILQKTSMEVERDEEIGWDDDEEEEENESQQLEPTKNETTLSGTETPVIIEKEDALEFEAAANKKQENTKSSNNIDKDEDE
- the RTR2 gene encoding putative protein-serine/threonine phosphatase (ancestral locus Anc_8.181) yields the protein MSFVTVVNIQEQVLRPHQLHSKLSSYEADMILGQLVSILRNSYCYDEMTLKYVCRFLSPQAYQYLVNERILNQRCGYPLCDKSTAVHLHRDPFCMINVRASYVTKYCSEMHMKASSFLYAQLSSTPLSEREGIHLIANFNREKYEQDSEKYDPIIFEEYLREKRTQNDVDALIASIETLDF
- the RRG1 gene encoding Rrg1p (ancestral locus Anc_8.180), with the translated sequence MVSHFSHLASHRTYVLRLYRHTLRNATKYSSSIYLQDRVKNTVKAATYHHRGDQSSWSVRKLLSNLRTLNILLYEGAVKDTLKLLSTFKKNSSRPSTETSKLLKKINQISLEHIKATREAPETIREMFILKRYVSKKQKQNKLPSNISKEYKLKLLLPLALHELSLIKFNRIASKIRKVPTTSITSTMAGRSRVWFVRSAVNKGKRQSKMLGSLIRYERKMNQKIIDGIHKCEMDADWALHEAIWENYLESNVILNYDTGKYLNAIRKNQNVNSHIHDWLSPLQKVVGDLNMRSLEKSKTFIDFKEKTLINGGLARYFEKRAMTMHSKRLERFQKMVKTDLPHVIPFVTNQTLSACLAKYHF